The following are encoded together in the Bradyrhizobium sp. CCGUVB1N3 genome:
- a CDS encoding M48 family metalloprotease: MLLQLALRKKASALTAIVTATAMVLAPLPAIKAQERPRGPPVLRDTETEQLLREYTRPILRAAGLEKQNIQMVIINDASFNAFVADGRRIFVNYGAIMQSETPNQLIGVLAHETGHLAGGHLAKLRLELASAQTQMIIAMLLGAGAMVAGARSGNANNGLANAGAAAVAGPQEMIRRSLLSYQRQQEENADRAGVKFLTATQQSPKGMYETFKRFTSESLFAARGADPYLQSHPMPAERVEALAEFARSSPYWDKKDDPALQARHDMVRAKVSAFMERPETVYRRYPLTNDSLPARYARAISTYLHGDLRSALAQIDALIQLQPNNPYFYEVRGQALLESGKPAEAIPALRKAVQLSGNAPLIEMLLGQALVGTDNKSYTDEAIRILRAAVAREPEAPLGYTQLAMAFGRKGDYAEADLASAQAAYLRGDNKTARELATRAKTRFAIGTPGWVKADDIVASKPPRNN; encoded by the coding sequence ATGTTGCTCCAACTCGCTTTGCGCAAGAAGGCCTCCGCTCTCACCGCCATCGTGACTGCGACCGCCATGGTGCTGGCGCCGCTCCCGGCGATCAAGGCGCAGGAGAGACCCAGGGGCCCGCCGGTGCTGCGCGACACCGAGACCGAGCAATTGCTGCGCGAATATACCAGGCCCATCCTGCGCGCCGCCGGTCTGGAGAAGCAGAACATCCAGATGGTGATCATCAACGACGCATCGTTCAATGCGTTCGTCGCCGACGGCCGCCGGATCTTCGTCAATTACGGCGCGATCATGCAGTCGGAAACGCCGAACCAGCTGATCGGCGTGCTCGCGCACGAGACCGGGCATCTGGCCGGCGGCCATCTCGCCAAGCTCCGCCTGGAGCTGGCTAGCGCCCAGACCCAGATGATCATCGCCATGCTGCTCGGCGCCGGCGCCATGGTCGCAGGCGCCCGCAGCGGCAACGCCAACAACGGTCTCGCCAATGCCGGCGCGGCCGCCGTCGCCGGGCCGCAGGAGATGATCCGCCGCTCGCTGTTGTCCTATCAGCGCCAGCAGGAGGAGAACGCCGACCGCGCCGGCGTGAAGTTCCTGACCGCGACCCAGCAGTCGCCGAAGGGCATGTACGAGACCTTCAAGCGCTTCACCAGCGAGAGCCTGTTCGCCGCGCGTGGCGCCGATCCCTATTTGCAGTCGCATCCGATGCCGGCCGAGCGCGTCGAGGCGCTCGCCGAGTTCGCCCGCTCCAGCCCGTATTGGGACAAGAAGGACGACCCGGCGCTGCAGGCCCGCCATGACATGGTTCGCGCCAAGGTCTCCGCCTTCATGGAGCGGCCCGAGACCGTCTATCGCCGCTATCCGCTGACCAACGACAGCCTGCCCGCACGCTATGCCCGCGCCATCAGCACCTATCTGCACGGCGATCTGCGCAGCGCACTGGCCCAGATCGACGCGCTGATCCAGTTGCAGCCGAACAACCCGTATTTCTACGAGGTGCGCGGCCAGGCCTTGCTCGAGAGCGGCAAGCCGGCGGAAGCGATCCCTGCCCTGCGCAAGGCGGTACAGCTCTCCGGCAACGCCCCGCTCATCGAGATGTTACTTGGGCAGGCTCTGGTCGGAACTGATAATAAGTCCTACACGGACGAAGCGATCCGGATTCTCCGTGCCGCGGTGGCGCGGGAGCCGGAGGCGCCGCTCGGCTACACGCAGCTCGCCATGGCCTTTGGCCGCAAGGGGGACTATGCGGAGGCCGATCTGGCATCGGCGCAGGCAGCTTACCTGCGCGGCGACAACAAGACCGCACGCGAGCTTGCGACGCGCGCAAAAACCCGTTTCGCCATCGGCACGCCCGGCTGGGTCAAGGCCGATGACATCGTGGCGTCAAAACCGCCACGCAATAATTAG